In Halobacillus amylolyticus, the following proteins share a genomic window:
- a CDS encoding CDP-alcohol phosphatidyltransferase family protein, giving the protein MLDTHARKFVQPPIDKAAFWLLKKGRTANQVTILAFLIGISTSILYVLGLPIIAVIFLWLSGFLDAVDGTMARHTKTSPFGTVMDITFDRIVEVSMVVALAYVHPEVMWPLLLLSVSIVISMTVFLVVGNVSEKSGVKSFYYQAGFAERSEGFILFSIMLLFPSILYWSTLTFFAVELFTGVQRFLEAKKILK; this is encoded by the coding sequence ATGTTAGACACACATGCACGAAAATTTGTACAGCCTCCCATAGATAAAGCTGCCTTCTGGTTGTTAAAAAAGGGGCGAACGGCCAATCAAGTTACTATCCTTGCCTTCTTAATAGGAATCTCCACAAGCATCTTATATGTATTAGGTTTACCGATTATCGCCGTTATTTTCCTATGGCTATCTGGATTTTTGGATGCTGTAGACGGCACAATGGCAAGACACACGAAAACCTCTCCATTTGGCACAGTCATGGATATTACTTTTGACCGTATCGTAGAAGTCTCCATGGTTGTGGCCCTTGCCTACGTTCATCCTGAAGTGATGTGGCCGCTATTGCTCCTTAGTGTATCCATCGTAATATCGATGACCGTTTTCTTAGTGGTTGGAAACGTGTCTGAAAAATCCGGGGTTAAATCGTTTTACTACCAAGCAGGCTTCGCGGAACGGTCGGAAGGATTTATCTTGTTCAGTATCATGTTATTATTTCCAAGCATTTTATATTGGTCGACACTGACATTCTTCGCTGTTGAGTTGTTTACCGGAGTACAACGTTTTCTTGAAGCAAAAAAAATCTTAAAATAG
- a CDS encoding IS256 family transposase, with translation MDHFTSDIIQALVKKEDISEIFRSHLESAVNTLLQTELTAFLDYEKYDRLGFHTGNSRNGSYSRTLKTEYGELEISIPRDRNGEFKQQTVAPYKRTNDTLESFVIHMFQKGVTMSEVSNLIERMYGHHYTPQTISNMTKAIGEEVEAFRQRTLSKRYVCVYLDATFLPVKRDTVSKEAVYIAVGIREDGSKEVLAYTIAPTESAYVWKELIEDIQARGVEEVLLFISDGLKGIKESIYSVFPKAKYQTCFVHVSRNIAHKVRVSDRKEICEDLKTLYRADNKEKAEEAMEAFIEKWKKSYAKVTQSLSDNQDLFTFYDFPKSIRKSIYSTNLIESFNKKIKKYSKRKEQFPNEESLDRFLVTQFEEYNQRFATRCHIGFDQARSEIAEMFNE, from the coding sequence ATGGATCATTTTACATCAGATATTATACAAGCTCTAGTGAAAAAAGAGGATATATCGGAAATCTTTCGCAGCCACCTGGAAAGCGCGGTGAATACGCTGCTTCAAACGGAATTGACAGCCTTCTTAGACTACGAAAAGTATGATCGTCTAGGCTTTCATACCGGAAACTCTCGCAACGGCTCTTATTCCCGTACCTTAAAAACCGAGTATGGTGAGCTTGAGATCTCCATCCCTCGTGATCGAAATGGAGAGTTCAAACAACAAACAGTGGCTCCTTATAAGCGCACCAACGATACCCTGGAGTCCTTCGTCATACATATGTTCCAAAAGGGTGTCACCATGTCCGAAGTATCCAATTTGATTGAACGAATGTATGGCCACCATTATACGCCCCAAACGATTTCAAACATGACCAAAGCGATCGGCGAAGAAGTAGAAGCATTTCGCCAACGAACTTTATCCAAGCGTTACGTATGCGTTTATTTAGATGCGACCTTTCTTCCCGTCAAGCGAGATACCGTATCCAAGGAAGCTGTCTATATTGCCGTTGGAATTCGGGAAGACGGATCTAAAGAGGTGCTCGCTTACACGATTGCTCCAACCGAATCTGCGTACGTTTGGAAAGAGTTAATTGAGGATATTCAAGCTCGTGGTGTTGAGGAGGTGCTCCTTTTTATTTCGGATGGATTAAAAGGGATCAAAGAAAGCATTTATTCGGTGTTCCCCAAGGCCAAGTACCAAACCTGTTTCGTCCATGTTTCCCGTAATATCGCCCATAAAGTCCGTGTTTCAGATCGAAAAGAAATATGTGAAGACCTGAAGACCCTTTACCGTGCGGATAATAAAGAGAAGGCTGAGGAAGCGATGGAAGCATTTATAGAGAAGTGGAAGAAATCATATGCGAAGGTCACTCAATCCCTTAGCGATAACCAGGATCTTTTCACGTTTTATGACTTCCCCAAGTCCATTCGAAAGAGTATCTACTCCACCAATTTAATCGAGTCCTTCAATAAGAAGATCAAGAAATACAGCAAGCGCAAAGAGCAGTTCCCCAATGAAGAATCACTGGACCGATTTCTCGTCACTCAGTTCGAAGAATACAACCAGCGTTTCGCAACACGTTGCCACATTGGTTTTGATCAAGCAAGGTCTGAAATAGCAGAAATGTTTAACGAGTAA
- a CDS encoding glycoside hydrolase domain-containing protein has protein sequence MVIYTKLLTVPNNIANNVNGHKQDSNNNDNEGDNNQSNNQDNNTDNTNGNNNNESSGNELVWGVDSASLTTDNLLACVQENYGTPEIWGRYLGDKEGVSTGITPEEVDLLHSNDIKILVIWNHFTDATGFENGQNVAREAIQKAQEDGVPEGVALFADIEPTYPVDSDFIRGWYQVMSESEYNPGIYGSFDSDTPLYQAFQQASETNAEIKENTYIWTAVPKVGITTEANAPDYQPSAPEDGLIAGWQYGIEAQTCNIDTNLFNSNVLDGVLW, from the coding sequence ATGGTTATTTACACAAAATTATTGACAGTCCCAAACAATATTGCTAATAACGTAAATGGGCATAAACAAGATTCTAATAACAATGACAATGAAGGGGATAATAATCAAAGTAATAATCAAGACAATAACACAGATAATACCAATGGGAATAATAACAATGAATCCAGTGGAAATGAACTTGTTTGGGGTGTCGACTCAGCAAGTCTTACTACTGACAATTTGCTGGCCTGTGTTCAAGAAAACTATGGTACACCTGAAATATGGGGACGTTATCTAGGTGATAAGGAAGGCGTTTCCACAGGAATAACACCTGAAGAAGTAGATCTACTCCATTCAAACGATATAAAAATCCTTGTCATATGGAACCACTTTACTGACGCAACAGGTTTTGAAAACGGACAGAATGTAGCTAGAGAAGCTATTCAGAAAGCTCAAGAAGATGGGGTACCCGAGGGAGTTGCCCTCTTTGCCGATATAGAACCAACTTACCCAGTAGATTCCGATTTCATTAGAGGCTGGTACCAGGTTATGAGTGAATCTGAATACAACCCTGGTATTTACGGCTCATTTGATTCTGATACACCACTATATCAGGCTTTCCAGCAAGCATCTGAAACGAATGCCGAAATCAAGGAGAACACGTACATTTGGACAGCTGTACCAAAAGTGGGGATCACCACGGAGGCAAATGCTCCAGATTACCAGCCATCTGCGCCGGAAGATGGATTAATAGCCGGTTGGCAGTATGGGATCGAGGCCCAAACGTGTAATATCGATACAAACCTGTTCAACAGTAACGTATTAGATGGTGTATTATGGTGA
- the thiS gene encoding sulfur carrier protein ThiS, whose amino-acid sequence MTIQLNGEPLDCPEKVVTVTDLLDFYKLDSQMVIVEYNQTIIQRNQYPDVHLQKGDQIELVHFVGGG is encoded by the coding sequence ATGACCATACAACTAAATGGAGAACCCTTAGATTGTCCTGAAAAAGTTGTGACGGTGACAGATCTCTTAGATTTTTACAAATTGGATAGTCAAATGGTCATTGTTGAGTACAACCAAACCATTATTCAACGTAATCAGTACCCTGATGTTCATTTACAAAAAGGGGACCAAATTGAATTGGTCCATTTTGTCGGGGGCGGTTAA
- a CDS encoding thiamine phosphate synthase, which yields MISNGRWPIKQFADKIAPLHDEDAFFHIREKQKTAREISLGIFEMRDRGTAPERIVVNDRMDIAHCFGAGGGQLSSQSLRISDVRYCFPSLRIGKSVHSINEAQQAEKEGADYVMFGHIYSTSSKPGKEPQGLKGLVELTDSVTLPVIAIGGINPEHALDIRKAGATGIAVISGLLDADDVVKQYQSYKKGWCS from the coding sequence GTGATCTCCAACGGTAGATGGCCGATCAAGCAGTTTGCTGACAAAATTGCTCCGCTTCATGACGAGGATGCCTTTTTCCATATAAGGGAAAAACAGAAGACTGCAAGAGAAATTTCACTGGGAATTTTCGAGATGCGAGACCGAGGCACAGCACCTGAACGGATTGTGGTAAATGACCGTATGGATATAGCTCATTGTTTCGGTGCTGGAGGTGGGCAGCTCTCGAGTCAAAGCTTAAGAATAAGCGATGTGCGTTATTGTTTTCCTTCTTTACGAATTGGAAAGTCCGTGCATTCCATTAACGAAGCTCAACAAGCAGAAAAGGAAGGGGCGGATTACGTTATGTTCGGCCACATTTACTCGACATCCTCAAAACCGGGTAAGGAGCCACAGGGGTTGAAAGGGTTAGTTGAGCTGACTGATTCGGTTACGTTGCCGGTTATTGCAATAGGCGGGATTAACCCGGAACATGCTTTAGACATAAGAAAAGCGGGGGCAACAGGGATTGCAGTCATATCCGGTTTGTTAGATGCAGACGATGTCGTGAAGCAGTATCAGTCTTATAAGAAAGGGTGGTGTTCATGA
- the thiH gene encoding 2-iminoacetate synthase ThiH, with protein MSFYNVYEKLKDQPFSSLFDEVTARDVEKVLQKDSLTDQDYFTLLSPAAEGYIEEMAQKAHQLTVQHFGYTMQLFQPLYVSDYCVNTCKYCSFSVENVFPRRRLTMEEVEEEAQAISTKGIEQIIILSGESRVHSSVDYLTKIMKVLRKYFSSVGLEVQPMDLEDYEALVASGIDTLTVFQETYDEKIYRDLHTKGPKRFYKYRLDTPERGCQAGMRSVTIGALLGLEDWRKESYLTGLHGSYLQDKYLDAEIGVSFPRIQPNAGSFQPEIHVTDQNMVQAMLALRLFLPRAGIILSTRETPQLRDQLIPLGVTKMSAASSTEVGGYAQLENTQSQFEISDERSVKKIRQLLHEKGYQPVMKDWQIV; from the coding sequence ATGAGTTTCTATAACGTGTATGAAAAGTTGAAAGATCAGCCGTTTAGTTCATTATTTGATGAGGTGACGGCAAGGGATGTCGAGAAAGTTTTACAAAAAGATTCTCTAACTGATCAGGATTATTTCACTCTATTGTCGCCCGCTGCAGAAGGTTACATAGAAGAAATGGCTCAGAAGGCACACCAGCTCACAGTGCAGCACTTTGGCTATACCATGCAGCTATTTCAGCCGCTTTATGTCTCCGATTACTGTGTTAACACATGTAAGTATTGCAGCTTTAGTGTAGAGAACGTTTTTCCTAGAAGGCGTTTAACAATGGAAGAAGTGGAGGAAGAAGCTCAGGCGATATCCACGAAAGGAATTGAACAAATTATCATCCTTTCGGGGGAATCCCGTGTGCATTCATCTGTTGATTACTTAACAAAAATCATGAAGGTTCTCAGAAAGTATTTTTCATCAGTAGGACTCGAGGTTCAGCCGATGGACCTCGAGGATTATGAAGCCTTGGTGGCGAGCGGAATTGATACGCTGACGGTTTTTCAGGAAACATACGACGAAAAAATTTATCGTGATCTTCATACGAAGGGACCGAAGCGGTTTTACAAGTATCGCTTGGATACACCTGAGCGAGGGTGTCAGGCTGGGATGAGATCTGTTACGATCGGAGCTTTGCTTGGTCTTGAAGATTGGCGCAAAGAAAGTTATCTCACTGGTTTACACGGAAGTTACCTCCAAGACAAATACTTAGATGCGGAAATTGGCGTTTCGTTTCCGAGAATACAGCCGAATGCAGGAAGTTTTCAACCTGAAATTCATGTAACGGATCAAAATATGGTTCAAGCTATGCTCGCCCTTAGGTTATTCCTCCCACGGGCAGGAATTATATTGTCAACTCGTGAAACTCCTCAATTACGTGATCAACTGATCCCGCTTGGAGTGACGAAAATGTCTGCCGCTTCCTCAACTGAAGTAGGCGGCTATGCCCAACTGGAAAATACACAAAGCCAATTTGAAATTTCTGATGAACGTTCAGTAAAGAAGATTCGCCAATTGCTTCATGAAAAAGGCTATCAACCAGTTATGAAAGATTGGCAAATCGTTTAA
- a CDS encoding thiazole synthase: MRDPLVIAGIELESRLFTGTGKFADHSVMRDAIEQSHSQVVTVAIRRVDLDGSGKHIVNDIPKQATLMPNTSGARTAEEAVRIARLGKASGMGNWVKIEVISDQKYLLPDNEETIKATKILVDEGFVVLAYMSPDLMAAKRMEEAGAAAIMPLGSPIGSNRGIRMKEMIRIMIDEIDVPIVVDAGIGKPSEAAEAMEMGSDAVLVNTAIATAKDPVAMAKAFDMAVRAGRMAYISGPGQSSFQAKASSPLTGFLTSTGGVNNEFL; encoded by the coding sequence ATGAGAGATCCGTTAGTCATCGCGGGGATAGAGCTTGAAAGTCGTTTGTTTACAGGAACAGGGAAATTTGCTGACCATAGTGTAATGCGGGATGCGATTGAACAGTCTCATTCACAGGTTGTTACGGTTGCGATTAGGCGGGTGGATCTAGATGGGTCTGGCAAGCATATCGTTAATGATATTCCAAAGCAGGCAACGTTAATGCCGAATACCTCAGGGGCGAGGACGGCTGAAGAAGCGGTGCGGATTGCACGACTTGGAAAGGCTAGCGGAATGGGAAACTGGGTCAAGATTGAGGTCATTTCCGATCAAAAATACCTTCTTCCCGATAATGAGGAGACGATTAAAGCCACGAAAATCTTGGTAGACGAAGGATTTGTTGTCCTGGCTTATATGAGTCCTGACTTAATGGCAGCGAAACGCATGGAAGAGGCCGGGGCTGCAGCGATCATGCCGCTGGGATCTCCAATTGGTTCGAACCGGGGTATTCGGATGAAGGAAATGATCCGGATTATGATTGATGAAATCGATGTTCCCATTGTCGTAGATGCAGGGATTGGCAAACCTTCTGAGGCAGCGGAAGCGATGGAAATGGGCTCGGATGCTGTCCTTGTGAATACAGCGATTGCAACAGCGAAGGACCCTGTGGCTATGGCGAAGGCTTTTGATATGGCGGTTAGAGCAGGGAGAATGGCTTACATTTCAGGACCCGGGCAATCGTCTTTTCAGGCAAAAGCCTCCTCACCGCTAACGGGATTTTTAACTTCAACAGGAGGGGTTAATAATGAGTTTCTATAA
- a CDS encoding SDR family NAD(P)-dependent oxidoreductase gives MVRSGANVTITGRREEKLNNLKKECEKLNDSVEVYVHTAELNDEESRRYLVDEAIQTNGAITGLVNSAGVVGGGTLDNLTEDELRNVMELNYFSTVLLTQLAYEKMKPQSEGAIVNLSSLSGLRGTHANIAYSASKFAVTGFTQSLAIEAIEHNIRVNAVCPGYVDTEMGRESIRSKGERNNRSFEEQLKVAEEGIPSGRISTAEEVANTIVFLLSETAGNIIGESMKISGGSVMR, from the coding sequence GTGGTGCGATCAGGAGCCAACGTAACGATAACGGGACGAAGGGAGGAAAAGCTGAACAACCTTAAAAAGGAATGTGAAAAGTTGAATGACTCTGTAGAAGTATATGTTCACACCGCCGAACTTAATGACGAGGAAAGCCGGAGATATTTGGTGGATGAGGCAATCCAGACAAATGGAGCTATTACTGGACTTGTCAACTCAGCCGGGGTGGTCGGGGGAGGCACACTCGACAATCTAACGGAAGACGAGCTTCGTAACGTAATGGAGCTGAACTATTTTTCTACAGTGTTACTGACACAGCTTGCTTATGAGAAGATGAAGCCTCAGAGCGAGGGGGCAATCGTAAATCTATCCTCTTTATCAGGCTTGCGCGGGACGCATGCGAACATCGCCTATAGTGCTTCGAAATTTGCGGTGACTGGGTTTACTCAGTCGCTTGCAATTGAGGCGATTGAGCACAATATTCGGGTTAATGCAGTTTGCCCTGGCTATGTGGATACAGAAATGGGGCGGGAGTCGATTCGCTCCAAAGGCGAACGGAACAATCGTAGTTTTGAAGAGCAATTGAAGGTTGCAGAAGAAGGGATTCCTTCGGGGCGGATTTCTACTGCTGAAGAAGTAGCGAATACGATTGTGTTTTTATTATCTGAGACAGCTGGGAATATCATTGGAGAGTCTATGAAGATTTCTGGGGGAAGTGTGATGAGGTGA
- a CDS encoding RDD family protein yields MYRSVGFWKRLVAGILDSIIVMLPISLLGMLLFGWEFDSPYSNWITLPYSLFLPVLWKGYIVGKRIMGIRIIKVNGNNVGVGTMFMRLIVGGLVYALTLGIGLIVSAFMVGIREDNRSIHDFIAGTYVTEAKPGEV; encoded by the coding sequence ATGTATCGTTCAGTAGGTTTTTGGAAACGTCTCGTAGCAGGTATTTTAGATTCTATTATTGTGATGCTCCCAATTTCCCTATTAGGAATGCTTTTATTTGGATGGGAGTTCGACAGCCCTTATTCTAACTGGATTACCCTCCCCTACTCTTTGTTCCTTCCAGTTTTATGGAAGGGGTATATTGTCGGTAAAAGAATTATGGGAATACGTATTATAAAGGTTAATGGGAATAACGTCGGAGTCGGAACGATGTTCATGCGTTTGATCGTAGGCGGACTCGTGTATGCCTTAACATTAGGAATTGGCCTCATTGTCAGTGCCTTTATGGTCGGAATCAGGGAAGACAACCGCTCTATTCATGACTTTATAGCTGGAACTTATGTTACAGAGGCAAAACCAGGCGAAGTATAA
- a CDS encoding cell wall hydrolase: protein MIVKRMMIVSVAIACSLTFTSQVFAHSSTHTVQKGESLYKIANHYGIPVQQLKEMNNMERNEIYPDEQLELPVLPSESEEDLLARLVEAEAKGESYAGKVAVATVVLNRVSSDKYPDSIYGVIYDGYQFSPVMNGTINQPASEESKRAVEEALDYQGYDRESLFFYNPDKATSEFLSDQEVTTVIGDHVFLR from the coding sequence ATGATAGTAAAACGAATGATGATTGTGTCTGTCGCAATCGCCTGTTCATTGACGTTTACAAGCCAAGTTTTCGCACACAGCAGCACTCATACCGTTCAAAAAGGTGAGTCTTTATATAAAATTGCCAATCATTACGGAATTCCTGTTCAGCAGCTTAAAGAAATGAACAACATGGAGAGGAATGAAATTTATCCAGACGAGCAGTTGGAACTGCCTGTTCTGCCTAGTGAATCTGAAGAAGATCTGCTTGCTAGATTAGTAGAAGCAGAAGCTAAAGGAGAAAGCTATGCTGGTAAAGTTGCGGTCGCTACGGTTGTTTTAAACAGGGTGTCTAGTGATAAGTATCCTGATTCTATATATGGTGTGATTTATGATGGGTACCAGTTCTCTCCTGTAATGAATGGTACAATTAATCAGCCTGCAAGTGAAGAATCTAAACGTGCTGTTGAAGAGGCATTGGATTATCAGGGATATGATCGTGAGTCACTGTTTTTCTATAATCCTGATAAAGCGACTAGTGAGTTTTTGAGTGATCAAGAAGTAACAACAGTTATCGGCGATCATGTTTTTCTAAGATAG
- a CDS encoding EamA family transporter, with protein sequence MVFTLSGLLLLPFLFWFDFSWLGSMKGVTVSLHLGILTIAVAYYLFVKGLKFVPSSQPLPLLWRSLGVFLVGERLSGVSWIGIGLLLFGIIVLTLNTNQRGIKKAER encoded by the coding sequence GTGGTATTTACTTTAAGTGGTTTACTATTGTTGCCGTTTTTGTTCTGGTTTGATTTCTCATGGCTTGGAAGTATGAAGGGGGTCACTGTCAGTCTTCACCTTGGTATCCTTACGATAGCTGTAGCCTATTACCTGTTCGTTAAGGGGCTGAAGTTTGTGCCTTCATCACAGCCGTTACCCTTGCTTTGGCGGAGCTTGGGTGTGTTTCTCGTTGGGGAACGCTTGTCAGGAGTGTCATGGATAGGTATCGGATTACTGCTTTTCGGAATTATAGTATTAACATTGAACACAAATCAGCGAGGCATAAAAAAGGCTGAAAGATAA
- a CDS encoding YceI family protein, with protein MATLTLDKVHSSLAFQIKHMVVSKAKGEFQDFDVDFNGDLSDLESASLKVTIPVTSIDTGNEDRDGHLKTGDFFEAEKYPNMVFQSKSIKKVSDDEYEVTGDFTIKGETNEETFTVEYNGTSKSPLDGSTVAGFAVTGKVNREAYGMTYNAAVETGGMLLGKDVKFEGDFEFIVED; from the coding sequence ATGGCAACATTAACATTAGACAAAGTACACAGCAGTTTGGCTTTTCAAATCAAGCATATGGTTGTAAGTAAAGCTAAAGGTGAATTCCAAGACTTCGATGTTGACTTCAACGGCGACCTTTCTGATCTTGAATCAGCAAGCCTTAAAGTAACAATCCCTGTAACATCTATTGATACAGGTAATGAAGACCGTGATGGTCATTTAAAAACTGGTGATTTCTTCGAAGCTGAGAAATATCCGAACATGGTTTTCCAAAGTAAATCCATTAAAAAAGTATCTGATGATGAATATGAAGTAACTGGTGATTTTACTATTAAAGGTGAGACAAATGAAGAAACATTTACTGTTGAGTATAACGGTACTTCTAAGAGTCCACTTGACGGAAGCACAGTTGCTGGATTCGCGGTTACTGGGAAAGTAAACCGTGAAGCTTATGGCATGACTTATAATGCAGCTGTTGAAACTGGCGGTATGCTTCTTGGTAAAGATGTTAAATTCGAAGGTGACTTTGAGTTTATTGTAGAAGACTAA
- the cas2 gene encoding CRISPR-associated endonuclease Cas2, producing the protein MRIMVFFDLPVVLKRDRKAYTKFRKFLLNDGYVMMQYSVYYRVCNGEEAVQKHMRRLRENVPPVNGAIRTLKITERQFEKMDILLGVETPVEKVGSNITDFF; encoded by the coding sequence ATGAGAATCATGGTATTTTTTGATTTACCTGTTGTGTTAAAGAGGGATAGAAAAGCTTACACTAAGTTTAGAAAGTTTCTACTGAATGATGGTTATGTGATGATGCAATACTCCGTCTATTATAGAGTTTGTAACGGAGAAGAGGCCGTACAGAAACACATGAGACGTTTAAGAGAAAATGTCCCTCCTGTTAATGGGGCGATTCGTACTTTGAAAATTACAGAGAGGCAATTTGAAAAAATGGACATTCTTTTAGGGGTAGAGACTCCCGTTGAAAAAGTGGGTTCAAATATTACAGATTTTTTCTAA
- the cas1 gene encoding type II CRISPR-associated endonuclease Cas1, with the protein MAYRHIIIRNPAKLSVKNHQLVIKQEETVQIPIEDVCTLTIEDPAITLTGVLLSECAAHHVEVIVCDQKRTPSALLQPFHQHSRQKAVLDMQVGLSKPFKKRVWQKIVRTKIENQARCLDLMFQSDKANLLYSISRQVESGDRSNREAYAAKYYFNQLFGGEFTRRREDVHNISLNYGYSLIRSLVARALVRYGYTPSLGVFHDSQTNAFNLADDFMEPLRPFVDLTVAMYVDKEEEWSRDIKEKLFNILSYSAFWKGEKQSITNGVDLMMKSYVATCRNGDVSMLVLPELRALEQHVYE; encoded by the coding sequence ATGGCGTATAGACATATCATTATTCGTAATCCAGCCAAGCTTTCTGTGAAGAACCATCAATTGGTCATCAAGCAGGAAGAAACGGTGCAAATTCCTATTGAGGATGTTTGCACTTTAACAATTGAGGATCCTGCTATTACGTTAACAGGGGTTTTACTCAGTGAATGCGCTGCCCACCATGTCGAAGTTATTGTTTGCGATCAGAAAAGGACTCCCAGTGCCCTGTTACAACCTTTTCACCAACATTCTCGGCAAAAAGCTGTATTAGATATGCAAGTAGGATTATCTAAACCCTTTAAAAAAAGAGTATGGCAAAAAATTGTGCGGACGAAAATAGAGAACCAGGCTAGATGCTTAGATTTAATGTTTCAATCTGATAAGGCGAATTTACTTTATTCCATTTCAAGGCAGGTAGAGTCCGGGGATCGATCCAACCGTGAGGCTTATGCTGCTAAGTACTACTTTAATCAATTATTCGGCGGCGAATTCACAAGGAGAAGAGAGGATGTGCATAACATTTCTCTTAACTATGGCTATAGTTTGATCAGATCACTTGTGGCAAGAGCCCTGGTTCGTTATGGTTATACACCTTCCCTTGGTGTTTTTCATGATAGCCAAACAAACGCTTTTAACTTGGCTGATGATTTCATGGAGCCATTAAGGCCATTTGTCGATCTTACAGTAGCCATGTACGTGGACAAGGAAGAAGAGTGGTCCAGGGACATCAAAGAAAAGTTATTTAACATATTAAGCTATTCGGCCTTCTGGAAAGGTGAAAAACAAAGCATTACTAACGGAGTGGATTTGATGATGAAAAGCTATGTAGCAACATGTCGGAACGGGGATGTAAGCATGCTTGTTCTACCTGAATTAAGAGCACTGGAGCAGCATGTGTATGAGTAG
- the uvsE gene encoding UV DNA damage repair endonuclease UvsE, which yields MIIRFGYVAMATSLYDASPSKTMTFSRYKQLGKEERAEQLREITRANLEHTIRALHYNIAHEIHLYRFSSSLVPLATHEEAEWDYITPFQEKYKEIGKLVKKHQMRTSFHPNQFTLFTSDKAHVTTNAVKDMDYHYALLEAMGLEKESHINLHVGGAYGDKPSAIERFHDNLKQLPPPIKGQMTLENDDKTYTTTETLSICEKEKVPMMFDYHHYMANHEKEEELEDILPRFYQTWSNNPFPPKMHVSSPKSEKAYRSHADFVDIEFIKPLIKVLKSQQVDVDFMIEAKKKDRAVLQLVEDVAKIRGAKRIDGATIGI from the coding sequence ATGATTATTCGTTTTGGCTATGTAGCAATGGCCACTTCACTATATGATGCAAGCCCATCTAAAACGATGACCTTTTCCCGGTACAAACAACTTGGCAAAGAAGAGCGGGCCGAGCAACTTAGAGAAATTACCAGAGCAAATTTAGAACATACAATACGTGCGCTTCATTATAATATTGCCCATGAAATTCATCTCTATCGATTTTCCTCATCACTCGTCCCACTTGCCACTCACGAGGAAGCCGAGTGGGATTACATTACACCCTTTCAAGAAAAGTATAAGGAAATTGGAAAACTTGTAAAAAAGCATCAAATGCGGACAAGTTTCCATCCTAATCAATTCACCCTTTTTACAAGTGATAAAGCACATGTGACGACGAATGCAGTTAAGGACATGGACTACCATTATGCATTACTTGAGGCGATGGGACTTGAAAAAGAATCGCATATCAACCTTCATGTGGGAGGGGCATATGGGGATAAACCCTCGGCTATAGAACGGTTTCACGATAACCTTAAGCAGCTGCCACCCCCTATTAAAGGACAAATGACTCTTGAAAATGACGATAAAACCTACACAACTACAGAGACGTTATCCATCTGTGAAAAAGAAAAAGTCCCAATGATGTTTGATTATCATCATTATATGGCCAACCATGAGAAGGAGGAGGAGCTGGAAGATATACTCCCACGCTTCTATCAGACATGGTCGAACAATCCTTTTCCTCCTAAAATGCATGTTTCTTCACCAAAATCGGAAAAAGCCTATCGCAGCCATGCTGATTTTGTTGATATTGAATTTATTAAACCTTTGATTAAAGTGTTGAAGTCTCAACAGGTGGATGTTGATTTTATGATCGAGGCGAAAAAGAAGGATAGGGCTGTTCTGCAGTTAGTTGAAGATGTAGCGAAAATTAGAGGGGCGAAGCGGATCGATGGGGCAACGATAGGGATATGA
- a CDS encoding GNAT family N-acetyltransferase, translated as MGKGVGGLLLKKLIQISEQEGYWTLTAGILVENRKSIALHNTGARYS; from the coding sequence ATGGGCAAGGGAGTAGGGGGGCTACTGCTTAAAAAGTTAATCCAAATTTCGGAACAGGAAGGCTACTGGACATTAACTGCAGGAATTTTAGTTGAAAATAGGAAAAGTATTGCTTTGCATAATACAGGAGCTAGGTATTCGTGA